A window of the Radiobacillus deserti genome harbors these coding sequences:
- a CDS encoding DUF2294 domain-containing protein — translation MNKSKGSYESEISRAITQWEKDFLGRGSVSVKTDILRDMIIVILHGVLTPAEYAVCESKDGMLTIKKTRSELVESGIEDLKNIILTITGEEVKSFHTDISSRTGERVMLFKLFNDFEKRL, via the coding sequence ATGAATAAATCAAAAGGTTCTTATGAATCTGAGATAAGTAGGGCTATTACTCAGTGGGAAAAGGACTTTCTCGGACGTGGATCTGTATCCGTTAAGACAGATATATTACGAGATATGATAATTGTAATCTTACATGGTGTTTTAACACCGGCTGAATATGCAGTATGTGAATCAAAAGATGGAATGTTAACAATAAAGAAGACTCGTTCGGAATTAGTGGAATCCGGTATAGAAGATCTTAAGAATATTATCTTAACGATAACCGGAGAAGAAGTGAAGAGTTTTCATACCGATATAAGTTCTCGTACCGGTGAACGAGTGATGCTATTTAAACTATTTAATGATTTTGAGAAACGTCTTTAA